In Salvelinus fontinalis isolate EN_2023a chromosome 37, ASM2944872v1, whole genome shotgun sequence, the genomic stretch GTGGAAGAATTCTAATGTTTATGATCCGAGAGCAGCGCTGCATTTCTTTTTGATCCTATCGGTATTGACAGATGCTCCAACGACGGACGCACTTGGTGAGCGTTCTCTCTACGAGGCGTTTCGGGAAATGCATGTGACATCGTCGGCCGTTTTAAGAACGATGCATCGTTAAAAAAACACTTGTAAGCTTCAGTTCCATCCCtatcgggaaaccgggccctgcTTGGTTAGTTGTAAAAATGCCAAACATTCTTTAAGCAAATACaaccccaaaaaatgtaattaagAATATTTTACTATACAACATTTCCATGCCTGTATGTATGAGATAAGCAAAAATGTAGTTTAGACATTCAAAGAAAGGGTGGGTATTTTGCATGAACATTGCCCAACAAGTATCCTTAATCAAAGGTACCGGAAGAGTGTATTTAGTGAACAAACTCACAAATGGTCTGAGTGTTGTGGACTCACCTACGTTTCGCAGTGAGAGGTGAGTAGAGAGGTTATCTCGGGGCTCATGTGGCCCACGGCCTTGGCAGCTTCCACGATAGCTCGCCGGTACATCCCTTTCTTCTTGCGGTTGAATCGCGACCTGAAGAACTCCCGGAAGGGGGAGAGTTTGGCAACGGACAGCTGGGAGGTAGTGGGCGAGCCGAACCAGGCCACCTTGGCCTCTGGCCACTGGGCCTCGCAGTTAGACTCCTCTTTGCGGCTGCCGCTGATGCTGAGCACCCTCGCCGGCCACCAGGGGAACCCATGGATCTTCCCCCACACGACGTCTCCCACGGCCACCGCGTGGCCCTCCTCCGTCACGCACTTGGTCATGCTACGTGTGTGCAGGCGCACGGTGAGTGGCGGCACAGTCTTGCTGTCGTCTTGTGAGATCgaggaggacatggaggagatGTGCTCGCCGGGCGCTAGGTCGCACAGCTCTGGGGACGTGCCATCTGAGCTGAAGGATTTGGATTCGTCTAGACTGTCTGTGCTGCACACGGACAGGCTGGAGGAGTCCGCTTTCCTCTTGCGAAGGTTGATGAGCAGCGCAAGGTCACTTTGGCCTCGGTCTGCCTCCTCTCCAGAGCTCCCCGACCACAGCTCCATGGGGGTCTTCTCCCCAGAGTCCTCCGAGTGGGGCAGGGGACGAGGGACCGGGACCCTGAGGCTCTTTCTGCTCTGCCTCTCTACCAGCTCCGCATCGTAGACCGTCAGGCTGTCCTCTCCGTCCCCCAGGGTCCTCACTCGGATCTTGGGGGAGGGGAAGTCCAGGCCAGCCGTTGGGGGCCTGGGGAGCTTGAGTTTGGGAATGGACACGGTCAGGCCCGTCCTGGTGGCGTCCAGGATGTGGCGCTGCTcctgggtctgggttagggtggTGGGCTCTGGCACCTTGCCCTGCTGGCCTTTTAGGCCGTTTTGCATCAGCTGCTTAGGGCAGAAGGGCTTGACAGAGCCGTGGACCCGAGCTGGGATCTTCATGACCTCGCCCTTGCCTTGCGGAGTGCTGTAGGAGATCTTGATGACCGGGCTGTGGGGAATGATGTCCACTGCAGGGAACTTTGGTTCCTCATCCCTCTTGTCCTTCCGGAGCCGCTTGCTGTCATAGCCGGTGGGGCCATTCTCCCGCCTCTTGCTG encodes the following:
- the LOC129836170 gene encoding PWWP domain-containing protein 2B-like isoform X1, producing the protein MEAVAEELRAGSRIPVTVDQIVNDTLVVTLTYQERCYMGILLDCNKKTGLFCLPDMTTKPVECPALKPGCEIPEVLREEPVTKPPSQASHHRPKDENTLPDSDPLGARLPAPLPTPVPAGQGPYPPYFEGAPFPQPIWVRHSYGQWVPQPPPRTIKRKKRRTREPGQMTMSTIRLRPRQVLCEKCKNTLNSDEDSKDGMPTTKASRKENAPQSDEDSKDGSVKLARKEDADATKDNSKRRENGPTGYDSKRLRKDKRDEEPKFPAVDIIPHSPVIKISYSTPQGKGEVMKIPARVHGSVKPFCPKQLMQNGLKGQQGKVPEPTTLTQTQEQRHILDATRTGLTVSIPKLKLPRPPTAGLDFPSPKIRVRTLGDGEDSLTVYDAELVERQSRKSLRVPVPRPLPHSEDSGEKTPMELWSGSSGEEADRGQSDLALLINLRKRKADSSSLSVCSTDSLDESKSFSSDGTSPELCDLAPGEHISSMSSSISQDDSKTVPPLTVRLHTRSMTKCVTEEGHAVAVGDVVWGKIHGFPWWPARVLSISGSRKEESNCEAQWPEAKVAWFGSPTTSQLSVAKLSPFREFFRSRFNRKKKGMYRRAIVEAAKAVGHMSPEITSLLTSHCETG
- the LOC129836170 gene encoding PWWP domain-containing protein 2B-like isoform X2 — translated: MEAVAEELRAGSRIPVTVDQIVNDTLVVTLTYQERCYMGILLDCNKKTGLFCLPDMTTKPVECPALKPGCEIPEVLREEPVTKPPSQASHHRPKDENTLPDSDPLGARLPAPLPTPVPAGQGPYPPYFEGAPFPQPIWVRHSYGQWVPQPPPRTIKRKKRRTREPGQMTMSTIRLRPRQVLCEKCKNTLNSDEDSKDGMPTTKASRKENAPQSDEDSKDGSVKLARKEDADATKDNSKRRENGPTGYDSKRLRKDKRDEEPKFPAVDIIPHSPVIKISYSTPQGKGEVMKIPARVHGSVKPFCPKQLMQNGLKGQQGKVPEPTTLTQTQEQRHILDATRTGLTVSIPKLKLPRPPTAGLDFPSPKIRVRTLGDGEDSLTVYDAELVERQSRKSLRVPVPRPLPHSEDSGEKTPMELWSGSSGEEADRGQSDLALLINLRKRKADSSSLSVCSTDSLDESKSFSSDGTSPELCDLAPGEHISSMSSSISQDDSKTVPPLTVRLHTRSMTKCVTEEGHAVAVGDVVWGKIHGFPWWPARVLSISGSRKEESNCEAQWPEAKVAWFGSPTTSQLSVAKLSPFREFFRSRFNRKKKGMYRRAIVEAAKAVGHMSPEITSLLTSHCET